The following are from one region of the Advenella mimigardefordensis DPN7 genome:
- the mlaD gene encoding outer membrane lipid asymmetry maintenance protein MlaD encodes MSKKTDFLVGLFVLLGILAAVFMMLQAGNLRTFSIGQTYHVTAKFQNIGALKVRSPIKSNGVVVGRVSSITFDNKEFKAVVGMDIEAGYQFPDDSSASILTSGLLGEQYIGLTPGGDDKNLADNSEIIYTQSAVVLEELISKFLFSKAESEGAGASGSSGADQTHNAPALTPPASAPAPVQ; translated from the coding sequence ATGAGTAAGAAAACAGATTTTCTGGTCGGATTGTTCGTGTTGCTGGGTATTCTGGCTGCGGTCTTTATGATGCTGCAGGCGGGTAACCTCAGAACGTTTTCTATCGGGCAAACCTATCATGTGACCGCCAAGTTTCAGAATATCGGCGCGCTCAAAGTGCGCTCGCCGATTAAAAGCAACGGCGTGGTGGTGGGTCGGGTCAGCAGCATCACCTTCGACAATAAAGAGTTCAAAGCGGTGGTGGGGATGGATATCGAGGCCGGCTATCAGTTCCCTGACGACAGTTCGGCATCCATCCTGACCTCGGGCCTGCTGGGTGAGCAGTACATTGGCCTGACACCAGGCGGCGATGATAAGAACCTCGCGGACAATAGTGAAATCATTTATACGCAGAGCGCGGTGGTGCTTGAAGAGCTGATCAGCAAGTTCCTGTTTTCCAAGGCGGAGTCAGAAGGGGCGGGCGCATCGGGCAGCAGTGGTGCGGATCAGACACACAATGCGCCTGCGCTGACACCGCCGGCATCGGCACCAGCGCCGGTACAATAA
- a CDS encoding MlaA family lipoprotein, with product MKQTQIRLLGLGSALALLAGCASVKNPTPGDPLEGYNRSMFAFNDAVDRNLLTPVAKGYQAVVPSPVRTCVTNIFNNFGDIWSGINSFLQGRGLDSVNTFGRVLFNSTMGLGGCIDVASMKGAPRIQNDFGTTLGVWGFGQGPYLVLPLLGPSTIRDTAGTVGDGFGGSAVYANPGAINDVPVRNTIWGISVVNSRANLLNASDLLDDVALDKYSFLRDAYLQRRQALLNQKLGPVVLDRADGQNKGGSDNLPSYDDPEAGGTTGAADPNVPVYDDPDAAASGTTQSAGKAAARPAGALRQQPAATPTPPASGAASADPSLPVYTDPESK from the coding sequence ATGAAACAAACTCAAATACGCCTGCTTGGTTTAGGCTCCGCGCTGGCGTTGCTCGCCGGTTGTGCCTCGGTCAAAAATCCGACGCCTGGCGATCCGCTGGAAGGCTACAACCGCAGTATGTTCGCGTTTAACGACGCGGTTGACCGCAACCTGCTTACGCCTGTGGCCAAGGGCTATCAGGCAGTGGTGCCCAGCCCTGTGCGCACCTGCGTTACCAATATTTTCAATAACTTCGGCGACATCTGGTCGGGCATCAACAGCTTTTTGCAGGGCCGTGGCCTGGATTCAGTCAATACCTTTGGTCGCGTGCTGTTTAACTCCACCATGGGCCTGGGCGGATGTATCGACGTCGCCTCCATGAAAGGCGCCCCACGTATTCAGAATGATTTCGGTACCACGCTGGGCGTATGGGGCTTCGGTCAGGGGCCTTATCTGGTTCTGCCACTGCTGGGCCCCTCAACCATTCGTGATACTGCCGGTACGGTGGGCGACGGTTTTGGTGGTTCTGCCGTCTATGCGAACCCTGGTGCCATCAACGATGTGCCCGTACGTAACACGATCTGGGGTATCAGTGTTGTTAACTCCCGTGCCAATCTGCTGAACGCCAGCGACCTGTTGGACGATGTCGCGCTGGACAAATACAGCTTCCTGCGTGATGCTTATTTACAACGCCGTCAGGCATTGCTGAATCAGAAGCTCGGTCCGGTTGTGCTGGATCGGGCAGACGGGCAGAACAAGGGTGGCAGCGATAACCTGCCGTCTTACGATGATCCTGAAGCGGGTGGCACGACAGGTGCGGCTGATCCAAATGTGCCGGTATATGATGACCCTGATGCCGCTGCATCAGGCACCACGCAAAGTGCAGGCAAAGCGGCCGCCCGGCCGGCAGGCGCGCTTCGGCAGCAACCTGCGGCAACGCCAACGCCGCCCGCCAGCGGTGCTGCCAGTGCCGATCCATCGCTGCCCGTCTACACGGATCCGGAAAGCAAGTAA